A part of Perca fluviatilis chromosome 15, GENO_Pfluv_1.0, whole genome shotgun sequence genomic DNA contains:
- the LOC120575190 gene encoding phosphoribosyl pyrophosphate synthase-associated protein 2: MNHTKGGLVIFTANSHPASRELGKRISERLGVELGKVQVYQEANRETRVQIQESVRGKDVFVIQTMSKDVNTTIMEMLILVYACRTSCARSITGVLPYFPYSKQCKMRKRGSIVSKLIASMMCKAGLTHLITMDLHQKEIQGFFNIPVDNLRASPFLLQYIQEEIPDYRNAVIVAKSPASAKRAQSFAERLRLGIAVIHGEAQDAESDQVDGRHSPPTVKTTGAIHPSMEIPLLIPKEKPPITVVGDVGGRIAIIVDDIIDDVDSFVAAAETLKERGAYKIFVMATHGLLSCDAPRFIEESAIDEVVVTNTIPHELQKLQCPKIKTVDISMILSEAIRRIHNGESMSYLFRNIGVDD, translated from the exons ATGAATCACACCAAGGGTGGCCTGGTCATCTTCACTGCCAACTCGCACCCCGCCAGCCGCGAGCTGGGAAAGAGGATTTCAGA gCGGTTAGGGGTGGAGCTTGGCAAGGTGCAGGTGTACCAGGAAGCTAACAGAG AAACGCGGGTACAGATCCAAGAGTCGGTGCGCGGCAAAGATGTCTTTGTGATCCAAACAATGTCCAA GGATGTGAACACCACCATAATGGAGATGCTGATCCTGGTGTACGCGTGCAGGACGTCCTGTGCCAGAAGCATCACGGGCGTCCTCCCCTACTTCCCCTACAGCAAGCAGTGCAAGATGAGGAAGAGGGGCTCCATCGTCTCCAAGCTTATTGCCTCTATGATGTGTAAAGCTG GTCTCACCCACCTGATCACCATGGACCTCCATCAGAAAGAGATTCAAGGCTTCTTCAACATCCCAGTGGACAACCTGAGAGCCTCCCCCTTCCTGCTGCAGTACATACAGGAAGAG ATCCCTGACTATAGAAATGCTGTGATTGTGGCCAAATCCCCAGCCTCTGCCAAAAG GGCTCAGTCGTTCGCCGAGCGACTGCGTCTGGGTATAGCGGTGATCCACGGCGAAGCTCAGGACGCAGAGTCAGACCAGGTAGACGGGCGCCACTCGCCGCCCACAGTCAAGACCACCGGAGCCATTCACCCCAGCATGGAGATACCat TGTTGATCCCTAAAGAGAAGCCTCCCATCACTGTGGTAGGAGATGTAGGAGGACGCATCGCCATCATAGTG gatgacatcatcgatGATGTGGACAGCTTTGTGGCCGCAGCGGAGACGCTGAAGGAAAGAGGGGCCTACAAGATCTTCGTCATGGCAACACACGGCCTCCTCTCCTGCGACGCCCCGCGGTTCATAGAGGAGTCGGCCATcgatgag GTGGTGGTGACCAACACGATTCCCCATGAGCTCCAGAAGCTCCAGTGTCCAAAGATCAAAACGGTCGACATCAGCATGATCCTGTCGGAGgccatccgccgcatccacaaCGGAGAGTCCATGTCCTACCTGTTCCGCAACATAGGGGTGGATGactga